One window from the genome of Oncorhynchus gorbuscha isolate QuinsamMale2020 ecotype Even-year linkage group LG14, OgorEven_v1.0, whole genome shotgun sequence encodes:
- the slc25a47a gene encoding solute carrier family 25 member 47-A isoform X1 has protein sequence MHIADFAAGSIGGACGVAVGYPLDTVKVRIQTQKQFTGIWHCFITTLSKEGVHGFFKGMSLPVTTVSMTSSVVFGIYRNCRQCLSQLRGGPGTPNTKPEIFLSGLAGGVATVTVMSPGDIVKVRLQCQTESMRARKGANLPKPKYRGPVHCLLTIVREEGVLGLYRGALPLMLRDGPSYATYFLTYSTLCEWFTPTGKKGPEWTGVMLAGGVAGMTGWTVGTPMDVIKARLQMDGARDIKRYKGFVHCITETVRMEGSGVFFRSLGINCLRAFPVNMVVFATYELLVGFLRTQPDAIEPPKLEFE, from the exons ATGCATATCGCCGATTTCGCGGCAGGATCCATAGGAG GGGCATGTGGTGTTGCTGTGGGATATCCGCTTGATACAGTAAAG GTGAGGATACAAACTCAGAAGCAGTTCACTGGAATTTGGCATTGCTTCATAACAACGTTATCTAAAGAAGGG GTCCATGGCTTCTTCAAGGGGATGTCCCTGCCTGTTACCACGGTTTCCATGACTTCCTCTGTGGTGTTTGGGATATACAGGAACTGCCGTCAGTGTCTCAGTCAGCTGAGGGGAGGACCAGGAACCCCAAACACCAAACCAGAAATCTTCCTCTCCGGCCTGGCCGGGGGTGTGGCTACG GTGACAGTGATGTCACCAGGCGACATAGTGAAAGTCAGGCTGCAGTGTCAGACAGAGTCCATGCGTGCCAGAAAAGGGGCCAACTTGCCCAAACCCAAGTACCGCGGCCCCGTCCACTGTCTCCTGACCATCgtcagagaggagggggtacTGGGGCTCTACAGGGGAGCTCTGCCTCTCATGCTGAGAGACGGACCGTCCTACGCCACCTACTTCCTGACTTACAGCACACTCTGTGAGTGGTTCACCCCGACTGGAAAGAAGGGACCAG AGTGGACAGGAGTGATGCTAGCTGGCGGGGTGGCTGGTATGACCGGCTGGACAGTGGGTACGCCCATGGACGTGATTAAGGCTCGCCTCCAGATGGACGGAGCCAGGGATATCAAGAGATACAAGGGCTTTGTCCACTGCATCACAGAGACAGTCAGGATGGAGGGGTCAGGGGTGTTCTTTAGGAGCTTGGGTATCAACTGTCTACGTGCCTTCCCTGTCAACATGGTTGTGTTCGCTACCTATGAACTCCTGGTCGGCTTCCTCAGAACACAGCCTGATGCTATAGAACCCCCCAAACTAGAGTTTGAGTAG
- the slc25a47a gene encoding solute carrier family 25 member 47-A isoform X2 produces the protein MSPGDIVKVRLQCQTESMRARKGANLPKPKYRGPVHCLLTIVREEGVLGLYRGALPLMLRDGPSYATYFLTYSTLCEWFTPTGKKGPEWTGVMLAGGVAGMTGWTVGTPMDVIKARLQMDGARDIKRYKGFVHCITETVRMEGSGVFFRSLGINCLRAFPVNMVVFATYELLVGFLRTQPDAIEPPKLEFE, from the exons ATGTCACCAGGCGACATAGTGAAAGTCAGGCTGCAGTGTCAGACAGAGTCCATGCGTGCCAGAAAAGGGGCCAACTTGCCCAAACCCAAGTACCGCGGCCCCGTCCACTGTCTCCTGACCATCgtcagagaggagggggtacTGGGGCTCTACAGGGGAGCTCTGCCTCTCATGCTGAGAGACGGACCGTCCTACGCCACCTACTTCCTGACTTACAGCACACTCTGTGAGTGGTTCACCCCGACTGGAAAGAAGGGACCAG AGTGGACAGGAGTGATGCTAGCTGGCGGGGTGGCTGGTATGACCGGCTGGACAGTGGGTACGCCCATGGACGTGATTAAGGCTCGCCTCCAGATGGACGGAGCCAGGGATATCAAGAGATACAAGGGCTTTGTCCACTGCATCACAGAGACAGTCAGGATGGAGGGGTCAGGGGTGTTCTTTAGGAGCTTGGGTATCAACTGTCTACGTGCCTTCCCTGTCAACATGGTTGTGTTCGCTACCTATGAACTCCTGGTCGGCTTCCTCAGAACACAGCCTGATGCTATAGAACCCCCCAAACTAGAGTTTGAGTAG